The genomic region TGTGATGGGGAACCGGGACGGCATCCGGGCCGTTGCCTTACTGCACTTCTGATGCATTCCGCCCGCCAGGACGTTGATCTGGATCAACCTGCCCGCTTGCGCAGATGTCGCAGCGCCGGGGGCGACCAGCCCCGCTTCGCACGCCGGGCGGCGAAATCATTCTCCCGCGCGGCGGAATTGCCGCTGCGTAGACAGCTTCGCCTCGCCCTTTAAGATGAGTTCAACAAGAACAAGCGGGAGAGCGACGCCTATGAAGTTCGGCATCTTCTACGAGCTGCAGCTGCCGCGGCCCTGGGCGGCGGGCGACGAGCTCGCCCTCTACCACAATGCGCTCTCGCAGATGGAGCTCGCCGACAAGCTCGGCTACGACCATGCCTGGGTGGTCGAGCATCACTTCCTCGAGGAATATTCGCACTCGCCCTCGCCGGAATCGTTCCTGGCTGCCGCAAGCCAGCGCACGAAGAACATCCGGCTCGGCCACGGCATCCTCCAGCTCACCACCAATCATCCGGCGCGCGTCGCCGAGCGTGTCGCGGTGCTGGATCTGCTTTCGAACGGCCGCTGCGAGTTCGGCATGGGCGAGAGCGCCTCGATCACCGAGCTCGAGCCGTTCGGCCGCGACATGGAGACCAAGAAGGAGGTGTTCGAGGAGGCGGTCGCGGCAATCTTCCCGATGTTTCGGGATGCCGGCAGCGAGCATCACGGCAGATATTTCGACATCCCCTTGCGCAACGTCGTGCCGAAGCCGGTGCAGAAGCCGCACCCGCCGCTGTGGATGGCCTGCTCGCAGCTGCCGACCATCGAGCGCGCCGGCCGCCACGGTTTCGGCGCGCTCGGTTTCCAGTTCGTCAGCGCGGATGCCGCACACGCCTGGGTGCACGCCTATTACAACGCCATCACCAAGCGCCTGCACAAGCTCGCCGACTACGAGATCAATCCCAACATGGCGCTGGTCTCGTTCTTCATGTGCGCCAAGACGGATGAAGAGGCGCGCGCCCGCGCCGGCGGCGCCACCTTCTTCCAGTTCGCGCTGCGCTTCTACGGCGCCGCCCAGAACCGCCAGCGCCCCGCGCCCTGCACCGTCAACATGTGGGACGAGTACAACAAGTGGAAGCGGGACAATCCGCAAGCCCAGGAGGCGGCGCTGCGCGGCGGCCTGATCGGCTCGCCGGAGACGATCCGGAAGAAGCTGAAGCGCTTCCAGTCCTCGCACATCGACCAGGTCATCCTGCTCAACCAGGCCGGCAAAAACAGCCACGAGCACATCTGCGAATCGCTCGAGCTGTTCGGCCGCGAGGTGATGCCGGAGTTCCAGAACGATCCGGTCCAGGCCGAATGGAAACGCGGCGTGATGAGCGGCGAGATCGAGCTGGAAGAGATCGACACCGAGGCCTTTACGGACCGCTACGGCAAGCTGGCGATCAACGTGGCCCCCGCGAAGGCGGCGGCGGGGTAGCGTGTAAGCAACGACAGGTCCTGCTTCCTGGCGCTGAAGCCGCTGCGGTGAGCCGCGCGTCAGTGCGGCGTTTTGACCCGAAGCAGACCTTTCGAAGCCTTCTGCATCCAGCAACGGCTAGGCGGCTGAGGCCGCTCTCCGTTGCGCTGCCTCACGCACGTCGTCGCCCAGCGCTCGAGCCGCGCGAGGAACGATTCAATTCAGCGTGAGTTCGACCTCAAATCCAAGAAACAAAGCAAGAGGGTAACGCGATGACACGATCCGTGGAGGAGCTGAGACGCGAGTCCGAGCGTAGCCGCGCGGAGCTGGCGGCGACGGTCGGACGGTTGAAGGAGCAGATATCGGACACCGCCGAGGACATTCGCCACAAGGTCTCGCCTGAGCACATCAAATCCGAAGTCACCGAATACGTCAGCCACAAGACCCAGAGTTGGGTCGAAGGGCTCAAGCAACAGATCATGGAGAACCCGATGCGCGCAGTCGCCGCGGGCGCCGCACTGGGCGTTCCGTTGCTGCGGTTGGCACGGGGTATGCCGCTGCCGCTTCTCATGATCGGGGCCGGGCTGGCCCTGACGTCGAAGACGGTGCGCGATCGCGCTGCAGACGCCGCCGGTCCGGTCATGGACAAGGCGGGGCGCATGCTTGACGAGGTGACGGAGGGCGCGCGGTCCATGCAAGGCGACGCCAAGGAGACGCTATCCTCCGCCCAAAGCCGGGCCGCCGGCATGGCTGATGACGCCCAGGACAAGGCCGCTGCTCTCGCCGCTGATCTGCGGGCGAGCGCGGCGCAGGCTGCCAGCTTCGCGAGTGAAAAGCTCAGGAGCGGCATGGACGCGGCCAAGGATGCGGTCAAGGATGCGGTCAAGGATGCCGCTGCGAGCGCGCCCGACCAGGCCCGACAGACCATCGGCGACAATGCCGCGCTGATCGGAGGCTTGGGCATCGCGATCGGGGCCATCATTGCTGCGGCTCTTCCCGAGACCAAGGCTGAAGCCAAGGTGATGGGCGGAGCAAGCGACGGAGTGAAGCAGGCTGCGGCCGCTGCGATGCAATCCGGATTCGAGGCAGCGAGAGACGCGACCACATCTGCGGCCGATGCTGCGACGCAAAAGGTCGTCGAGGCAGATCTCGGCGGCCATGCCAGCCGTGTGACCCAGAACATGGCCGACACATTGAAAGAGGCTGCCGACGACGTCGTCAAAGCTGCCTTTAGCCCCTCTCAACCCAACACTTGAAGGAAAACCATCATGAGCGATTTGGACCCGCACAACGTGAAGCAGTTCGCAAAGAACCAGGACAAGGGCACCGCAAATGACATCAAGGAGCAGATGAGTGATGCCGGAGCGGAGGTGAAACAGCGCGCTGGCGACGCTTTGCGGGCGTCGGCCGACGTCGCGCGCGACAAGTTCGGTGAGGCCGCGGATGCAGCAAAGGGGGTGGCGGAAGGTACCGTGGACCAGATCCAGAGCAAGGCGCGCGAGCAGCAACGTTCGGGCGCAGATTTCGTCGAGCGCCTCGCAGGCAACATCCGCGAAGCCGGCCGGGCTTTCGAGAGCGACGTCCCGTTCGCCGCACGCGGCATCGGCTCCGCTGCCGACTATGTCGAGGACGCGGCGCGGAAGATCCGGGATGGAAGCTTCAGAGATCTCGTCGAAGGCGCAACCGATTTCGCCCGACGTCAGCCTGCGGCCTTTCTCGGAATATCGGTGCTGGCAGGCTTCGCGGCCGTGCGCTTTTTGAAAGCGTCAGGCGGACAGCCGTCATCCCGTGGGCAGCACGACACGATGGACAGATCGTCGTCGGAAAGCAGTCGGAACTCAAGCGGGACGTCGTTTTCGGCGGGACAACAAACCTGGCCTGAGGACTCCGTGCAGCGTGGTCCTAATCGGCAACAAACCTCTCCCACACAGGGCAGCTTCGTACCATGAGCATCGAGCGCGATATCAAAACCAGCCAAAGCGAGTTCAGGGCGATCTCGACGCTGCTCGGCGATGCCATGTCGCAGTTCGCCAAGCTCTTCCAGAACGAGATAGACCTGGCGAAAGCGGAGGTTGGCGAGAAGCTTCAGAAGATTGGCAGCGCGCTGGGCTTGATCGTGGGTGGCGCCGTTCTGGTGATCCCGGCGATCGTGATGGCGCTTTTTGCCCTGTCCGCCGCATTGATCTCGGCGGGATGGTCGCAGCCCGTCTCTTATCTGACGTCGGCAATCATCGCGGCGGCCATTGCCGCCGTGCTGGTCGCAATCGGCATCAACCGGCTTGATGCGCGTCATCTGGCCCCCCGAGAAACGATCGGCCAACTCGAAAAGGACAAGGACACCGTGAAGGGAATGGTGCGATGAGCAGCACAAAACCCGGCTTTATGGACAGTTTGGTGACCGCCGCCCGGGAAAACCCGCTTGCCGCAGCGCTGATCGGAGGCGGCGCGCTCTGGTTGCTTACCGGCGATCAGAAGCTGAAGACTGCGGCGCGTTCGGCTGCGGAGGCAGTCGCACCCGTCGCCGAGATCGGGTCGCGCGGTGCGAGGTCGGCGGCATCTGCCGTCAAGCAGACCGTAGCGCCTCCGACCGCACCTGAAATGGACGACGACTCGCACGGCTTCGGAGAAACGTTTCGAGGCGCAAAAGCTGCCGCTTCCGATGCCGTCTCGGGAACTGCCGACAGCATCCGCGATCGCTTCGACGAGGGCGTCGCCTTCGCGCAGGAGCAATTCGGCAAGCTCGGCGATTCTTTTCCGGATAAAGAAGCGATCGACAGCGCGAAATCGTCACTCACCGATATGCTTGAACGGCAACCCCTCGTGCTCGGTGTCGTGGGCGTCGCGATCGGTGCAGCCGTTGCAGGCGCGTTCCGCGCGTCCGAGCTCGAAAACAGATATATCGGCGACGTCAGCGACGATGTGAAGGCCGACCTGAATCGGCGCGCCGGTGCGGTCTCGCAGGCTCTGCGCGAAGCCTCCGATACGGTCGTCTCGGAAATCAGCGACACCAGCGCCGAAGTTGTTGATAGGGTCAAGCAAGCCGGAATGGACGCTGCGGCA from Bradyrhizobium sp. CB1015 harbors:
- a CDS encoding phage holin family protein, with the protein product MSIERDIKTSQSEFRAISTLLGDAMSQFAKLFQNEIDLAKAEVGEKLQKIGSALGLIVGGAVLVIPAIVMALFALSAALISAGWSQPVSYLTSAIIAAAIAAVLVAIGINRLDARHLAPRETIGQLEKDKDTVKGMVR
- a CDS encoding LLM class flavin-dependent oxidoreductase translates to MKFGIFYELQLPRPWAAGDELALYHNALSQMELADKLGYDHAWVVEHHFLEEYSHSPSPESFLAAASQRTKNIRLGHGILQLTTNHPARVAERVAVLDLLSNGRCEFGMGESASITELEPFGRDMETKKEVFEEAVAAIFPMFRDAGSEHHGRYFDIPLRNVVPKPVQKPHPPLWMACSQLPTIERAGRHGFGALGFQFVSADAAHAWVHAYYNAITKRLHKLADYEINPNMALVSFFMCAKTDEEARARAGGATFFQFALRFYGAAQNRQRPAPCTVNMWDEYNKWKRDNPQAQEAALRGGLIGSPETIRKKLKRFQSSHIDQVILLNQAGKNSHEHICESLELFGREVMPEFQNDPVQAEWKRGVMSGEIELEEIDTEAFTDRYGKLAINVAPAKAAAG
- a CDS encoding DUF3618 domain-containing protein, which encodes MTRSVEELRRESERSRAELAATVGRLKEQISDTAEDIRHKVSPEHIKSEVTEYVSHKTQSWVEGLKQQIMENPMRAVAAGAALGVPLLRLARGMPLPLLMIGAGLALTSKTVRDRAADAAGPVMDKAGRMLDEVTEGARSMQGDAKETLSSAQSRAAGMADDAQDKAAALAADLRASAAQAASFASEKLRSGMDAAKDAVKDAVKDAAASAPDQARQTIGDNAALIGGLGIAIGAIIAAALPETKAEAKVMGGASDGVKQAAAAAMQSGFEAARDATTSAADAATQKVVEADLGGHASRVTQNMADTLKEAADDVVKAAFSPSQPNT